One window from the genome of Lynx canadensis isolate LIC74 chromosome E3, mLynCan4.pri.v2, whole genome shotgun sequence encodes:
- the GUSB gene encoding beta-glucuronidase isoform X1: protein MLRGPAAVWAALGPLLWACGLALRGGMLYPRESPSRERKELNGLWSFRADFSENRRQGFEQQWYRTPLRESGPTLDMPVPSSFNDVGQDRQLRSFVGWVWYEREATLPQRWTQDLGTRVVLRIGSAHYYAIVWVNGVHVAEHEGGHLPFEADISKLVQSGPLASCRITIAINNTLTPHTLPPGTILYQTDTSKYPKGYFVQNINFDFFNYAGLHRPVLLYTTPTTYIDDITVSTSVDQDTGLVDYQIFVEGGEHFQLEVRLLDEEGKVVAQGTGGRGQLQVPNAHLWWPYLMHEHPAYLYSLEVRLTAQTAAGSVSDFYTLPVGIRTVAVTEHQFLINGKPFYFHGVNKHEDADIRGKGFDWPLLVKDFNLLRWLGANAFRTSHYPYAEEVMQLCDRYGIVVIDESPGVGIVLVESYSNVSLQHHLEVMEELVRRDKNHPAVVMWSVANEPTSFLKPAGYYFKTLIAHTKALDPSRPVTFVTNSNYEADLGVPYVDVICVNSYYSWYHDYGHMEVIQLQLATQFENWYKTYQKPIIQSEYGADTIAGFHQDPPLMFSEEYQKGLLEQYHLVLDQKRKEYVVGELIWNFADFMTNQSPQRVMGNKKGIFTRQRQPKGAAFLLRERYWKLANETRYPWSAVKSQCLENSPFTL from the exons ATGCTCCGGGGGCCGGCGGCGGTCTGGGCGGCGCTCGGCCCGCTGCTTTGGGCCTGCGGGCTGGCGCTGCGGGGCGGGATGCTCTACCCCCGGGAGAGCCCGTCGCGGGAGCGCAAGGAGCTGAACGGCCTCTGGAGCTTCCGCGCCGACTTCTCCGAGAACCGGCGCCAGGGCTTCGAGCAGCAGTGGTACCGGACGCCGCTGCGCGAG TCGGGCCCCACCCTGGACATGCCGGTTCCCTCCAGCTTCAATGATGTGGGCCAGGATAGGCAGCTGCGCAGCTTTGTCGGCTGGGTGTGGTACGAGCGGGAGGCGACCCTGCCCCAGCGATGGACTCAGGACCTGGGCACCAGAGTGGTGCTGAGGATTGGCAGCGCCCACTACTATGCCATTGTG TGGGTGAATGGGGTCCACGTGGCAGAGCATGAGGGGGGCCATCTCCCCTTCGAGGCTGACATCAGCAAGCTGGTACAGAGTGGGCCCCTGGCCTCTTGCCGCATTACCATTGCCATCAACAACACGCTCACCCCCCACACTCTGCCGCCAGGGACCATCCTCTACCAGACGGATACCTCCAA GTACCCCAAGGGTTACTTTGTCCAGAACATAAACTTTGACTTCTTCAACTACGCGGGGCTGCATCGGCCCGTGCTCCTCTACACCACACCTACCACCTACATTGATGACATCACCGTCAGCACCAGCGTGGACCAAGACACTG ggctggtggATTACCAGATTTTTGTTGAAGGCGGTGAACACTTTCAACTGGAAGTGCGTCTTCTGGATGAGGAAGGCAAAGTCGTGGCCCAGGGGACAGGGGGTCGGGGCCAGCTGCAGGTGCCCAATGCCCACCTCTGGTGGCCATACCTGATGCATGAGCACCCTGCCTACCTGTACTCATTGGAG GTGAGGTTGACCGCGCAGACGGCAGCTGGGTCTGTGTCTGACTTCTACACTCTCCCCGTGGGGATTCGCACGGTGGCTGTCACAGAGCACCAGTTCCTCATCAATGGGAAACCTTTCTATTTCCACGGGGTCAACAAGCACGAGGATGCAGAT ATCCGAGGGAAGGGCTTTGACTGGCCACTGCTGGTGAAGGACTTCAATTTGCTTCGCTGGCTCGGGGCCAACGCCTTCCGCACCAGTCACTACCCCTACGCGGAGGAGGTGATGCAGCTCTGTGACCGCTATGGGATCGTGGTCATCGACGAGAGTCCCGGTGTGGGCATCGTGCTGGT CGAGAGCTACAGCAACGTGTCTCTGCAGCACCACCTGGAGGTGATGGAGGAGCTGGTGCGCAGGGACAAGAATCACCCGGCTGTTGTGATGTGGTCTGTGGCCAATGAGCCCACTTCCTTCCTGAAACCTGCCGGTTACTACTTCAA GACGCTGATTGCTCACACCAAAGCCTTGGATCCCTCCCGGCCCGTGACCTTTGTGACCAACTCCAACTATGAAGCAGACCTGGGG GTGCCGTATGTGGACGTCATCTGTGTGAATAGTTACTACTCTTGGTATCATGACTATGGTCACATGGAGGTGATTCAGCTGCAGCTGGCAACCCAGTTTGAGAACTGGTATAAGACCTATCAGAAACCAATAATCCAGAGCGAGTACGGAGCAGACACCATTGCAGGGTTTCACCAG GACCCACCTCTGATGTTCAGCGAGGAATACCAGAAAGGTCTGCTGGAGCAGTATCATTTGGTTCTGGATCAAAAACGCAAAGAATACGTGGTCGGAGAGCTCATCTGGAACTTTGCCGATTTTATGACTAACCAGT